The DNA segment TGACTTCTCTTTGCCTCATTTGAAGGTTCTGCCTCCTTTCAGCTACCTCTTAACATCAGAAATCCCAAGGCTTTAGCCTTGGATCAGTTATcttctttttccttgctttttgctTGAACTCAGTCTTATCTGCTTTAAATTTTACTCTTTGCCGATGAATACAAATTTTCTACATCCAACCTCGACCTTGTCCTATGAACCTCAGGCCTACATTTAACTACTCATTTGCTATCTCTTTTTGGATATCTAAGAAGCATCTTAAACCTGACATTTTCAACATAAACTTTCTAAACGAGGATCTCCCACATTCTTGTCTTAGTGGCACCTCCCACTTTACAGTAGTTTGAATATCATGAAGTCTCCTggattcctctttctcttttaccCTATGTCCAACTGTATGCAAATCCTTCTAGATTATACATATTGATATATCTATACAGACATAGCTCTCCAAAATGTGACCACTCTATTCCCCTGCTACATCTAACCCAGGGTTCTTAACCCCAGCCCAGGTCATTCTTTGTTGTAGGCGGCTATCTTATGCACTGCAGGATGTTCAGCAGCACCCCTGGCCTACACCCACCTGCTTTAAGTAACACCTCCCCTTGTGGTAAGAAGGGAAAAATCACCCGTGgatgagaaccactggtctaacACTCCATCATTACCTCCCACTTGGAGCACTGACCTAATTGGTTTCTCTGTTTCAGCCTTTGCTCCATCTTGGGTCTATTCTGCACACAGAAGCCAGGGTgatcctggttaaaaaaaaaaaaaaacccaagttggATTTTGTCATCcctcatttgaaattttccagTGACTCGCCATCTTGTTTCAAGTAAAAACCAAGGTTGTCACATCAACTTGAAGAAACTATATGACCCACCCcattgttgtggggttttttcccaCCTCATTTATTACCacccccactaccaccaccactgcACCTACCTTCTTGCTCTGTGAACACTTTGAGCACGGTCTCCTTTCAGGGACTTTATAGCAGTTCTTCCCATAATCTTGAATAACCTTCCCTCCATTATCTGCACGGCTCACTCCGTTCAAGTCTTCTGCTAATCATCATCTTTCATTTAGGCATTTCCTGGTGCCATATTTAGAATGGCACCCCTCACACCCATTCCCACTCTCCTtttctcctataattttttttcctaagtggcATTTACCCCATTCCTGGAATACTacagaacacatttttttataGTCTGTCTCATCCTACTAAAATGTAACTTCCATGAGGGAATGTtggtgaaataaatgaatatatactaTTACTAGGTCCAACTATGACTAAATCCTAGCTAAGGGCATGAATCAGACACCAAGAgagtaaagttttatttaacCCTTAAAAACCTCTTTATAGTGTGCATCAAAGCTTAAAATCACATCAGTCCTTCAGTAATTACAGACAGCCATGTAATAGAACACACTTTATTCATAAATAAGTCTCCATAGAGTTAAAAGcaagggaaatttatttttagaaaaaataaatttaaggcaGCATGCTGTTGGATTTAAAAttgcaaattcatttttttttaaatagaagaaattGGAGTTTCATTACGTTCCATACCAGCTCCTCAGATTTCTACAAAATAGCACATTAAATCCTTAGTCCTAAGCAGTCATTTTAGAGGTTGCCTCTGTAGACTTAATTTCTTCTCTCCCAGTAAATGTCCATCATTTGACACACAAAGAGAATATCTCATTTAGATTTCTTCCtgaaatggaagaaagacagttttaaaaaaaccaaTCCCAGTATAAACATTTAGCTTTTTCTATGAGCCTATTATTCTTAGGTAAAGCAATTTATATGCATGGAGGCACAGATTGGGAGAGAGTGTAAATTAAaagtgagggagaaggaaagagggagaggctTGGACTGGCAGTTTgaaattaatagatgcaaactattacatttttaatggatAAACAGGTCCTACTGTAGAGTACAGGCAACTGTATCCAgtatcctgggatagaccattaCAGGAAAGATTCTGTATATAActgtcactttgctacacagctgaaattggcacaacattgcaaatcaactatactttaattaaaataaataaatatccatattttaaaagtgaaggaggggtgttcccatcatggctcagcagaaatgaatccaaagtgtgtccgtgaagatgcaggtttgatccctggccccattcagtgggttaaggatccagcattgacatgagctgtggtgcaggtcatagatgcagctcggatcccacattgctgtggctgcagcgtaggccagtggctacagctctgattcaacctctagcctgggaccttccatatgccacaggtgcagccctaaaaaaaaaaaagagaatgagagaaaggaaggaaatattccGTCCTTGAGACCATATCCTTAAATGTGCAATGATTCAAGTGCAATGCATGTGTAAATGCATTTTGCTTCTGTAAGCTAGGAAGTACAATCCAAAAGGTCCAAGACTACCCTGATACTCTCCATAAACATAGCTCCATCTCTTTATTGAGAACCAAAAATTAACACacgtgaaattttttaaaatcctttcatCTTTGACTCAGGAATGAAGAACTGCACTGCCTTAAGGCATGTGGCCCTTTCTGGAAGAAGTTGCAATCAAGAACTATGGCACTTCTGAGTTCACTTCCCCACGGATTATCAACATATCTAAACCTCCACGTTGCAGCCTTAGCttgatgctgatttttttttaactcagcacTGTATTAATGTTGTAATTGATGGATAGTTCTTTCACTTTTGTATTTATCATAGAATTTCATATGATGCCCAAGAAGGACAGCTCTTACTTAAATGAGATCCCTGCCAGTTCACGACAGATTAGCAAAACCACCATAATCGGCAGTATCGTCAACAAACACAGGCATGCATGAATTGGTCATTCCTGAACTGGAAGCTTTTTAGGCACAAAGGACCTTAATAGATACATGGCATTTCCTTGCCAATtgtataaaatggtaaaatgcCAGTTCCAAGGGCCCTTACCATGGCTGCATTTCAGAAGCAACCTCCACGTCTTCAGAACTAGTTTCATTATCTCCACTTTCAGCTTCActtaaaatagaatatgtactaaagtgagaaaagaaaatagagaactaTCACACGAATCTAAGATCTTTTCAGACCCTTTTGTTTGCAAGGctgaaattaaaaccaaattCCTATTACAAATAGATTATTGATTTCTGCTTATTTCTCAAGAACATCACAGGCAGTGTTTTGTAGCATTGAGTAACATAGGCTTAGAAACCAAATTCTAGTTTTCCTTTCTGGTTCTACTCTCTACCAGAAAATGATCTCGAGCAAATAACTTCCCTGTGCTTCACCTTCCTTACCCCTAAATTGGCATAACAGTATCTACCTATTGAGTTGTCATGAAGAACAAACACTTAAATAACTATTACATCAGTACAGGAATATGCTAAGTGATTAATTAACGTTAACTGCTGTTTATTATTATCTGTGAAGAACACTATGTAGTGAGGCTCTTCTGTAATCACTGAGAGAAAGAACAACTCAGTTCAATATTTTAACCAGTGGACTCTAATAGAAAAATTATCCAAAGAAAGTCCTGCCAACGATCAGAATTTTGTCAAACTGATCAAAGTTGTTCTGATATAAAGCTTGATTTCCATAGAGTTTCTCAGAAATCAGacatatttcttattcatttatttcaggaATCTTAAATGAGGGTTCAAACTTCAAAATAACCAGATTTGGTTAAGATCTGGCTAAGATCTATCAGGTTTTCAGTAACTCTGACATTTGtactaaaaaaaatcatcattccaTTTTTCCTTATTCCTGGTATTATAATATCCTAGAAGACAattgcaataccttttaaaatatatgtggtCAGGGATCAACAGATTGGTGTTCCCATTAGGGTTTTTATGCCTGTTACCTTTTCGGGGTTGGTTTCTTATCTGGAAGATTAAGATGAAACTGGGGCCAGGACAGGACTCTGACATACCCTCCTCGCTTTGTGACAACACGTGACAGTGGCATTTCAGCTCTGTCTTCAGAGTTTCTTGAGATATACTTGATTTTAGTTATAAGCAGAAAAGTATTCTGGAAAGTCTAAGGGGATGAAGAGAACTTTTAAACAGATTATTTGTCTCAACAgtctcaggaaaataaaattatttgaatataagTTATAGATCCTTTAGGCTctctaaaaatggccatactcttACTGAAATGAGTATACACAACATATGTTCATGGGAAACCAGGCCATTTCCTAAATGACAGATGGATTAAAATTTGGCCCAATGCTTGTACATGAAAGGCAATCAGTACTtgttaattggaaaaaaaaggaggtcTGTGATTCATATTCAGGAACGTGTTTGTTTATATCTCTTTTTGAGAAACACTCCTGTAACTAGTGTAACTTAGTGGTAGAGAGAATGAGCATTGAGATCATATGAATACAATTTGGAACATGGGAGCTGCCTTCACTCACCATAAGTCCCTGAGAATTTTGTTTAAACAAttaagtcggagttcccgtcgtggcacagtggttaacgaatccgactaggaaccatgaggttgcgggttcggtccctgcccttgctcagtgggttaacgatccggcgttgccgtgagctgtggtgtaggttgcagacgcgactccgatcccgcattgctgtggctctggcgtaggccggtggctacagctccgattcgacccctagcctgggaacctccatatgccacgggagaggcccaagaaatagcaacaacaacaacaacaaaaaccaaaaaaaaaaaattaagtcaacatacagaaattagttatgtttttaaacactaacaacaaaatatatggaaaaataaagaaaaatcccatttataatagcatcaaaaacaagaaaatacttaGGGATGATTTTAACCAAGAAAgtaaaagatctgtacactgaaaatcaCAAGACTTTGATGAAAGGAATTGAAGACAaacaatggaaagatatcccaggTTCATGCaccagaaaaattaatattgttcaaatatccatactacccaaagccatccatagattcagttcaatccctatcaaaatcccaatggtatttttaacagaaaaaaaaactatcctaAAATTGTATTGAACCACAAaaaccttgaatagccaaagaaattcagagagaaatcaagctggaggcatcacaagCTAAACTACCTTTGGCTTAGGATGGCAATGTAAGATTCTTAACTTAGTCCCTCCCACAGACATACTGATTCTACAGCTGTGTATGGAACAATTTCCGTTGGGGGgaaatatactacaaagcagtattaatcaaaacagtatggtactagcataaaAATAGATACTTCTTAATAACCATCCTACATGCTCAGCTCTATCTCAAATTTTGCTTTCGACAGAACAcagtctttgggtttttttcaggTTCAGTGAGACCTGAAAAGTTATATTCTTCTCTTAATATTCCATTTGGTAGTAAGCAAAACAATAAGTAACTTTATAGCAAATTTTTGTTggctgttaattttttaattaagacaaaatcccaattatatttttattagtgGTTTGCATACTTGATCTTTCACTGTGCCTCAATAAGGCACATCAAAATCTCTGGTGAATGAGGTTGGGTAGGGCTGAAAGAGTATGAAACATTTACTTTGGAAATttttccaggaattcccattgcagctcaggaGGTTAATaagctgacatagtgtctatgggatcaatccctggcttcactcagtgggttaaggatgtttCATTGCTgtaaattgtggtgtaggtcacagatggggcttggatctgatgaggcacaggcctcagctgcagctccaattcaacccctagcccaggaacttccatatgcttcaggtgcagcccaagaaagaaagaaagaaagaaagaaggaagggaagaagaaagaaagaaagaaagaaagaaagaaagaaagaaagaaagaaagaaagaaaggaaagaaagaaggaaaatcttcTGATGCTTGACTAGTGTTACTTCCTTCTTCTGATAATACCTGGCCAAAATTTATGAATTGCAATGTATCACTAGGCACTAGGTTGGGAAACTATATGATAAACTTATGATGTGTGGAAAATGCTTTTCTCCTCTCAAATCTGTCATCTCCCTGTTCTGTTACTAGTTGAATTTAATATCTACAAGGTACACATTAGAGTTTGTAGTTATTAcccagtaagaaaaaaaaagtatttagcaCCTCCTTCATTAATTTCCTCTGTCATGAATGAGACTATTATAGAAATTAGTCCAGCCATATTACAAATAGAAACTTAGTGACTTCCAGGTTGGGGACCTGTTGAAGGAATCATGCAATGCTCAGGTTTTAGGTAAAATATCTATTCCTCTTACTTTTGTTATGATGCCACAGTCATAAGAATAATAGAAAAACTCATAGTGATCATCCAATAATGTGCAGGTTACAGGGTAGCCATCTCTTAAAAATGCTTCATCAGGGTCCATATACAAATTGTGAAATACCGTGGGTTTAATCTTGGCATAGAACCAAAAGTAGCTTCACTGTACTCATATAGCTaagaagtagaaaagagaaaattcctGTTAGTATTGCTATTATTCAGATCAGGTCAGGAAATTTTAGCACAGCCAGTTAATATAAATGAAGAGATCATCTTTCTACTAAAAATGTGTCTTAGAGATGAGCAAGTCTGTAAAATATGTTCTCCATATTTTGCTTTATTCTCTGAAAATACCCATACAAACATCCTTCAAAGAGTTTCTTAGGTGGatccatatatgaaaaaaatcaatacgaAATAAAATCTTATGAACCAACTCTCCAAAGTCATCATTTATGGAGCTGGCATCATAGACGATATCTATATTATAGCATCTGCGCTAAGAAGTGTAGAGCATCTTTGATCTCCAATGTTCAACTAAAGTAGTTCTAAGCAAGTTCTTGTTTCCATGTTTGTATCCACAGCTTCATGATATGTAAAATAAGAAACCAAGAATTGATAAAGGAATAAAGACTTatccaaaaaactaaaacttagCAACCAGACTTTTATAGAAATTGAGTGTCTATAGTGCTTTATCTTTTCCCTTCCAACTAATAACTGGATAGTAATTTTTGTGTCTGGTAAAGGGAATCATTTTCTAATATAATTTTCTATCTGGGCTAGGGTCCAGAAGGAGAAAATTAGAATAACCTAAAAAATATTGGATTGGGTAAGACGTGGGATATAGAGAGTTAAGTTAGCTATTTATCTAGTCTTCGGTGAAGATAAATCCTCTGGTTGCACTTGGGATACTAAAAAGGAGACTCAGAGGATACTGAAAACTCACAAGCCAAGTAGAAACTATTTAAATCTGCAAACTTTTCACCAAGAAGTTATACAGGTTGCAAATAAAGACATGaatagatgttcaacatcattaaccatTAAGAATTAAAATCACAAGGAAATATCACTACATATCTATCAGAGTGGCTAAAATAAACATGTGACAACATCAAATGTTGACAAGGGTATGGAAGAACTGGACCATTCATGCCCTGCTGCTGGCAATGTAAAATATAACCACCCTGAAAAATAGTTTCCcagtttccttaaaaactaaacatataactaccatatgacaaaGAGATTGAAGTCTTTGATATTTAACCCAGGGAAGTAAAAACTTATATTCACGTAAAATACACGCAAATATTTATgatataataacaaaaaactagaaacatCTCAGATgtttttcaatggaaaaatggttAAACAAACCGTGGTACATCCATGCCATGGAATACCActcaacaacaacagaaagaatGAACTAGTGATACATAAAACAATGTGAATGAATCTCCAGGGAACTATGCTGAGTGGAAAAAGCCAATCCCCAAAACTTATATATTGTATGAATCCATTTATGCAGCCTTCTCGAAATGACAAGATTGTAGAAATGGAAAATggatttatggtttccaaagctAAAAggattggggtgggaggggagaagggctgcATGAGGAGCTCAGGAGGGAAGTAGACATGGCTGTCAAAGGACAACCTGGGGATCTTGGTTGTGATAGAAATGTTTGTAACCTGGCTGTATTAATAGCGCATTATGATGGAATATCGTCCTCTAGTTTTGTAAGATGTTATGATCGGGTGAAACTGAGTAAATGGTACACTCGATCTCTCTCTGTAGTATGTCTTATACAACTGTCATGCATTAGACAACTGTGTATGACTCTacaattatctaaaaataaaaacgttCGTTAAAATTAAGCCTGGTTTATTCTTATTTCATCCTCAGATTGTCAAAAAGGAAGACATCTGCAAGCACCAAGTGCTGGAGAAAATAACAATATTATTCTTCTAGGAAAACTGTAGACTGTCATACCCTGTTAGAGAAGAATGAGCAAGAGTGAGTTTGTTTTCAGATATGCCCACCTTGTGACCTCATGATCCCATTCCTGAGGAGGCAAAACACACTCAAGTTCAAACTCTACATTGTAACAGCCAAACATGGAAAAATTCCACCTCCCAGCAGGAGAATAGAAACCATTTATGACAGATTAACTCCATAGCATACCGTTTGACAGTTAAAATAAACCGAAGCTACACATATAAATCTCTAAATAGTGttgaacaataacaacaacaacaaaaaaaagccgtagaatgaaacagaaattaaaaaaaaaaaaaacctgaatgccTGCAAAACCTACATTTATGGATAGACAAAtttgacataaaattttaaaatgcacagagaaatgaataatTACAAAACTCACACCTGGTCAAGGAGGCAAGAGAATAGTTTCAGGGCAGGCCATGGGGATGGCAATTCTACCTGATCTTTGACTTCtatcagaaattaaaatgtaagcaactataaacccacgcacctatagccaactaatctatgacaaaggaggcaagactataccgtggagaaaggacagcttgttcaataagtggtgctgggaaaactggaccgccacatggaaagaatgaaattagaacactccctaacgcCATACACAaagagaaactcaaaatggattaaagacctagatgtaagaccagacactataaaactcttagacgaaaacataggccaagccctctctgacataaatgacagcaacatcttctcagatccacctctcagagtaatgacaacaaaaacaaacaaatgggacctaatcaaacttcaaagtttctgcacagcaaaggaaaccctaaacaaaatgaaaagacaacccacagaatgggagaaaatatttgcaaatgaatcactgacaagggattaatctccaaaatttataaacaacttctgcagctccataccaaaaaaacaaacaaccccatcaaaaaatgggcagaagatctaaacagacagttctccaaagaagacatgcagatggccgagaaacacatgaaaggatgttcaacatcactcatcattagagaaatgcaaatcaaaacccctctgaggtaccaccttacaccagccagaatggccatcaaccaaaagtctacaaacagtaagtgctggagaggctgtggagataaaggaaccctagtacacggttggttggaatgtaaattggtgcaaccattgtggaaaacagtatggagattcctcagaaaactaaaaatagaattaccatttgatccagcaatcccactcctgggcatctatccagagaaaaccatgactcgcaaagacacatgtactccaatgttcattgcagcactatttgcaatagccaagacatggaaacaacctaaatgtccatcgatagaggagtggatcaagaagatgtggtacatatacacgatggaatatgactcagccactaaaaggaacgAAATAGTGGCATTTTTAGCAtgatggatggacctggaaactatcatgctaagtgaaatcagccatacaaagagacaccaatatcaaatgctttcactgacatgtgaaatctgaaaaaaaggacatactgaacttctttgcagaacagatgctgtttcacagacattgaaaaacttatggtctctggaggagacagtttggggggtgggggatgtgcttgggctgcaggatggaaatcctgtgaaattggattgttatgatcattatacaactacaggtgtgataaattcatctgagtaataaaataattaattttaaaaagtaagctaCTGTAGCCAACTATGGATTTAATAAGGTTGAAGAGAGggtcaatgaatatttatgtgACTTTTATGGTTGTCTGctttaaataaaggaaaggggggaaaaagcatAATGAATACACCAAGATCCTTGCAAGTCACCTTACACAACAGACCTGGGTGGCCCTGTGAAACAGGCAATTTGATAACATACAAACTCTTATTGCAACTCTGAAATTTCAACCTTAGAATCTGACAACCAAAGTTTATACTTAGGGTGACCAACTATCCTGTTTGCTCAGGACAGAGTTTCAATGCTTAAATAGGGAAAGTAGCAGGAATATCCAGACAGTTTGTCATCCCACATGGAAAGGGCTAAATGCACCCTCTCAAACACAATGGATTTATGAAGAATAGTATAAGTGACAACAGAGCCTTTGATAAGGCTTTCTTCCTGCATGTCACACTCCAGAGTCCTGAAGTCCTGCCAATGCCCATGGAAGTTATTTCATGCCCCTACCgacccccctacacacacacactccttatATTCAACCCATTTCAGATATTTGAGCCTCAAGAACATGACATCATCTGAAAGGGGTCAGAAAACATGAGGGGTTGAGGAAAGCATGAAACTCTCAAATTTGGGCACATTCTACAGTCTCAGAACTAGTACTCAATCATCTTAAGATCAAGCATCTAAAAGAAAACTATGCTCTAAGTATTCTTTGCTGTTTCTAGGATTCAGCAAGACCAAAATCAAGAACAATCCAAAGAGCACATTGAAAGCCCCATCTTTCCGCACTTAAGAAACTCCTGttcagttcccgtcatggcacggcggaaacaaatccgactaggaaccatgaggttgcgggttcgatccctgtcgttgctctggtgtaggacagcagctgtagctccattagacccctagcctgggaacctccatattccacaggcacagccctgaaaatacaaaaaaagaaactcctgTTCTTCAAGTTGTATGTGATACCTGACTAATCGCCAACACAAATCCATGTCatagaaaaaagcagaaagagcgCTCTTAATCCCAAGAAACTCTTCATTGTCCCAGATTGCAAATGAAATCCCACTGGGGAAACAGGATGCTTGGAGAAGCACACTTTAAGCCAAAATAGCAGAAGCTGCACTCATGTGTGTGTAATTAACTACCAACTTTGGGCAGCACACACATGCCATAAATATACCATTAGTTCATTGTCTAAAACCCAACACTTTTTACTCAAATGTTTTGTTCCCATGAAACAATGAATTTTACAAGCCTACAAAAACACCCATGAAACTCACACGCAAATTGTAATGATGACTACTGAAAACATAGGGAGCAGGTCTTTTAAATATGATTCAAAGATCAAGAGAAGGCTCTACTTCATTTGCTTAGTCTCAATCATcaaatacaaagttttttttttgtttgttttttgttttttgctatttcttgggccactcctggggcatatggaggttcccaggctaggggtcaaatcagagctgtagccaccagcctagccagagccacagcaacgcaggatccgagccgcgtctgcaacctacaccacagctcacggcaatgccggatcgttaacccactgagcaaggccaggtggttcctggtcggattcgttaaccactgcgccacgacgggaactcctgtgctgttTTAATATAACATGGTAAGGAGAAATTTACAGGAACTAGAAATGATTAGATAAATGCTTTTAACTACTCGGTATTATGTGGATTTTATCCTTATATTCACAGTCTGTTCTAAAAGTAATGGCCACTAAGTGATGAGATCTTCAAGGGCAGGAACCATCCCCATGTATTTTTGCATTTCCAGAACTTGGCAAACCTGGTACCTGGTAACAGATGGGAGCCTATGGCTGAGGGgaacagtgaaaaagaaaaatatataattcattaacattttttctatttaagaGTTTACCAAATTATTTATATTCCACTTCCGTGTAGgcctaaatatatgtatatttaaaatatttatccttgtgaaattttatgtatattaatataaaaagcatattaatatatttcatagATATTGCCATCTAGGTTAGCAATGCTAAAGAACAGCACAAATGAAGGCCAGGCTTGTGCACAGGTAGATATATCAATGTGTCTGATTTTCACATCTACCAA comes from the Phacochoerus africanus isolate WHEZ1 chromosome 4, ROS_Pafr_v1, whole genome shotgun sequence genome and includes:
- the OOSP1 gene encoding LOW QUALITY PROTEIN: putative oocyte-secreted protein 1 homolog (The sequence of the model RefSeq protein was modified relative to this genomic sequence to represent the inferred CDS: substituted 3 bases at 3 genomic stop codons): MKSFLGLRALFLLFSMTWICVGDXSAIXVQXSYFWFYAKIKPTVFHNLYMDPDEAFLRDGYPVTCTLLDDHYEFFYYSYDCGIITKTFQNTFLLITKIKYISRNSEDRAEMPLSRVVTKRGGTYSILSEAESGDNETSSEDVEVASEMQPW